One segment of Formicincola oecophyllae DNA contains the following:
- a CDS encoding cytochrome b yields the protein MPSNPPDQTKQLDVWERAQAELKGEEDFCRRLGRQVGHAFTQWLNQRLPFLGTAWRHMRDYPMPAVNWWWTLGACLMMLVGLMVVSGLFLAANYNPALVGAFSSVQDVNRHVPWGWLVRNSHAAGASLLFALLYLHMLRGLFYGSYRAPRELVWWSGLVMMLAFMLTAFAGYVLPWGQMSYWGAEVITSAVRSLPGVGQVLAGWLLGHDNAPNGLGAVALRRFYLLHVVMGFVLCGLTMVHVVALHGVGSSNPTLEGRHPDLRKEPFWPRYALRDLLACTVTVACGVVLACLLPMLVYKSENLLPANALKTPEHIAPEWYLAPWFAMLRAIPSELGGLTVAAGSILVLFALPFLDGSCPTTPTRLVRRLGWGAFAVAFLVLAVAGEQVPSALGLALSRVALVVWFAVPCLVVPLCAWLDKRCDAGQQTPKLC from the coding sequence ATGCCTTCCAACCCACCTGACCAGACAAAGCAACTGGATGTTTGGGAACGTGCCCAGGCCGAGCTGAAGGGGGAGGAGGATTTCTGCAGGCGCCTGGGACGGCAAGTGGGCCACGCCTTTACCCAATGGCTGAACCAGCGCCTACCTTTTTTGGGGACGGCATGGCGCCATATGCGTGATTACCCCATGCCTGCCGTCAACTGGTGGTGGACATTGGGTGCTTGCCTGATGATGCTGGTTGGCCTGATGGTGGTCAGTGGCCTTTTCCTGGCGGCCAACTACAATCCAGCCCTAGTGGGTGCTTTTAGCAGCGTTCAGGACGTCAACCGTCACGTCCCCTGGGGGTGGCTTGTGCGCAACAGCCACGCCGCAGGGGCCAGTCTGTTGTTCGCACTGCTTTACCTGCATATGCTGCGCGGCCTGTTTTATGGCAGCTACCGCGCCCCGCGCGAGCTTGTCTGGTGGTCAGGGCTGGTGATGATGCTGGCCTTCATGCTGACAGCCTTTGCTGGCTACGTCCTGCCATGGGGGCAGATGTCCTATTGGGGGGCGGAGGTCATCACCAGCGCTGTGCGTTCCCTGCCTGGCGTGGGGCAGGTGCTGGCTGGCTGGCTGCTTGGCCATGACAATGCCCCCAATGGCCTGGGTGCAGTGGCGCTGCGCCGCTTCTACCTTCTCCACGTTGTCATGGGGTTTGTGCTGTGTGGCCTCACCATGGTGCATGTCGTGGCGTTGCATGGCGTGGGTTCAAGCAACCCTACCCTTGAAGGGCGGCACCCTGACCTCCGTAAAGAGCCTTTCTGGCCCCGCTATGCCCTGCGCGACCTTCTGGCCTGTACAGTCACCGTGGCGTGCGGGGTGGTGCTGGCCTGCCTGCTGCCAATGTTGGTTTACAAATCAGAAAACCTGTTGCCTGCCAATGCACTGAAAACGCCTGAACACATTGCACCAGAATGGTACCTTGCACCTTGGTTTGCCATGTTGCGCGCCATCCCTTCTGAATTAGGCGGCCTCACTGTGGCTGCCGGCTCTATCCTGGTGTTGTTTGCACTGCCATTCCTCGATGGCAGCTGCCCAACCACGCCAACACGCTTGGTGCGCCGCCTGGGCTGGGGGGCCTTCGCAGTAGCCTTCCTGGTGTTGGCTGTAGCAGGTGAACAGGTTCCCAGCGCCTTGGGGCTGGCGCTTTCACGCGTAGCGCTGGTGGTGTGGTTTGCCGTTCCCTGCCTGGTGGTGCCTTTGTGCGCTTGGTTGGACAAACGTTGTGACGCGGGGCAGCAGACCCCCAAGCTATGCTGA
- the petA gene encoding ubiquinol-cytochrome c reductase iron-sulfur subunit has translation MTDSDSPPYHQDNPTDGHYGRRRVLGTAAGVVGCAGLCAASWPFLDSLNGPHSAKGRQTTFEPLDIDLSNLAPGSHRQLTWGNLPVAVTHRTKEQIKALTQPTLLAQLRDPTSRSRQQPADCRNPWRSLVPDYGVYVGICTHLGCVTRFRNLENDPPAGGFFCGCHGSWFDGAGRVLKNVPAAYNLPVPPATLLAPTMLRLGRSAADPAFTMASIERM, from the coding sequence ATGACGGACAGCGACAGCCCTCCATACCATCAGGACAACCCTACTGACGGGCATTATGGCCGGCGGCGCGTTCTGGGCACAGCTGCAGGGGTGGTGGGGTGCGCTGGACTGTGCGCCGCGTCATGGCCCTTTCTTGACTCGCTCAATGGCCCCCACAGCGCTAAGGGACGCCAAACCACTTTTGAACCTTTGGACATCGACCTGTCCAACCTTGCTCCAGGCAGCCATCGCCAATTGACATGGGGCAATTTGCCTGTTGCGGTGACCCACCGCACCAAGGAGCAAATCAAGGCCCTGACGCAACCAACTCTGCTTGCCCAACTGCGTGACCCAACCTCCCGCAGCAGGCAGCAGCCTGCCGATTGCCGCAACCCTTGGCGTTCCCTTGTGCCTGACTATGGGGTGTATGTTGGCATCTGCACTCACCTTGGCTGCGTCACACGTTTTCGTAATCTTGAGAATGATCCACCAGCAGGGGGTTTTTTCTGCGGCTGCCATGGCTCATGGTTTGATGGTGCGGGGCGTGTGCTCAAAAATGTCCCTGCTGCCTACAATCTGCCTGTGCCACCAGCAACGCTTCTGGCGCCTACGATGCTGCGCCTGGGCCGCAGTGCCGCTGATCCTGCCTTCACTATGGCCAGCATTGAACGGATGTGA
- a CDS encoding cytochrome c1 gives MLKETTAMHPALFQPSKPLLLILAAMLASTFPTATLAAPPQLVGATQKGAGVFVQTCSACHGMEALHYSDLARLAPSLAPQVEAMAKARHQNMDGSITSPYPDGAAARAANWGDAPPDLSNIAATIKGGWYYIQAMLTDYRPAPRGVSMVPGNFYNPIAMTHHRHFHMKAPFAGLSPAEANQKAADVTAFLRWSANPHRTTAHVVAWWGLGWCALMAALIGGMLACLPRRKPPAKT, from the coding sequence ATGCTGAAAGAGACCACAGCCATGCATCCTGCCCTATTTCAGCCTTCCAAGCCCTTGCTGCTCATTCTGGCCGCCATGCTGGCGTCAACCTTTCCAACAGCAACCTTGGCTGCCCCGCCACAGCTTGTGGGCGCCACCCAGAAAGGCGCTGGTGTGTTCGTGCAGACTTGCAGCGCCTGCCACGGCATGGAGGCGCTGCATTACAGTGACTTGGCGCGCTTGGCACCCAGCCTAGCACCCCAGGTGGAAGCCATGGCCAAAGCACGCCACCAAAACATGGATGGCTCCATTACATCCCCTTACCCTGATGGGGCTGCGGCGCGCGCCGCCAACTGGGGCGATGCCCCCCCAGACCTTTCCAACATTGCAGCCACCATCAAGGGTGGCTGGTACTACATCCAAGCCATGCTGACGGATTACCGCCCAGCGCCGCGGGGCGTTTCCATGGTGCCAGGCAATTTTTACAATCCCATCGCCATGACCCACCACCGCCATTTCCACATGAAGGCGCCCTTTGCAGGGCTGTCCCCTGCTGAAGCCAACCAAAAAGCTGCTGATGTAACAGCGTTCCTGCGCTGGAGTGCCAACCCCCACCGCACCACCGCGCATGTCGTGGCCTGGTGGGGGTTGGGGTGGTGTGCCCTCATGGCAGCGCTTATTGGGGGAATGCTGGCGTGCCTACCAAGGCGGAAGCCACCTGCCAAGACCTGA
- a CDS encoding aminoacyl-tRNA deacylase, producing MTATPTAPQAPTAATRFLEASGIPHEVRSYAYAPEKGHIGEQAATAIGEPREAVFKTLAGKIDRKRPFFALIPVDDRADFKAIAAAMGGKNAKMMQPGEAHERTGYVQGGTTPLGSQEPFPVVLDESALKQPRIWINAGAQGLLVAVSPEDLKGLLDLTIAPITQPAG from the coding sequence ATGACTGCCACCCCAACTGCACCACAGGCCCCCACCGCTGCCACACGCTTCCTGGAAGCCAGTGGCATTCCCCATGAGGTGCGCTCTTATGCGTACGCTCCTGAAAAAGGCCACATCGGCGAACAGGCCGCCACAGCCATTGGGGAACCGCGTGAAGCTGTGTTCAAGACGTTGGCTGGCAAGATTGACCGCAAAAGGCCCTTTTTTGCCCTCATCCCTGTTGATGACAGGGCCGATTTCAAGGCCATCGCTGCTGCCATGGGAGGCAAGAACGCCAAAATGATGCAGCCTGGGGAAGCGCATGAGCGCACAGGCTATGTCCAGGGGGGGACAACACCCTTGGGCTCGCAGGAGCCATTTCCGGTTGTGCTTGACGAAAGCGCCCTCAAACAACCACGCATCTGGATCAATGCTGGCGCGCAAGGTCTTTTGGTGGCTGTCAGTCCTGAAGACCTCAAAGGGCTTCTCGACCTGACCATTGCTCCCATCACCCAACCTGCTGGATGA
- a CDS encoding DUF475 domain-containing protein produces MTDAPTKPQPSSWLKIFGSSIAVCVLALAAAGWVGWQEASGGHAAHVQATLSALASCALLGVLEVSLSFDNAVANATVLRRMTRPWQDAFMTLGMLVAVFGMRLVFPLAIVAVAGHVSMRHALMLALHDPARYGTILASAHDGIMGFGGAFLMMVGLNFFFHPGKHLHWLGWLERPARLAGGVPCISAITTLLLLLIVKSLLPPSGSSVFLSAGCWGIVLWGMVEGVNHLLGAAEPESAQGKSPARGGWRKGLGLFLYLEVLDASFSFDGVIGAFALSNNLLIIALGLGMGAMVIRALTLMLVERGVLENFPYLEHGAFWAITVLAAIMMVSTRLEVPDIITGTMSALIIGASLLSSIKAKAKGATSP; encoded by the coding sequence ATGACTGATGCCCCAACCAAGCCCCAACCTTCCTCTTGGCTGAAGATCTTCGGCAGCAGCATCGCAGTGTGCGTCTTGGCGCTGGCTGCGGCTGGTTGGGTGGGTTGGCAGGAAGCGAGTGGCGGGCACGCCGCCCATGTTCAGGCAACCCTTTCCGCGTTGGCCAGTTGCGCGCTTTTAGGTGTGCTGGAGGTGTCGCTTTCCTTTGACAATGCGGTGGCCAACGCCACAGTGCTGCGCCGCATGACGCGCCCTTGGCAGGACGCGTTCATGACGCTTGGCATGTTGGTTGCCGTCTTTGGCATGAGGTTGGTGTTCCCGCTGGCCATCGTGGCTGTTGCAGGGCATGTCTCCATGCGCCATGCCCTCATGCTGGCGTTGCATGACCCAGCCCGCTACGGGACCATCCTGGCTTCTGCGCATGATGGCATCATGGGGTTTGGCGGTGCTTTCCTCATGATGGTGGGGCTGAACTTCTTTTTCCATCCTGGGAAACACCTGCATTGGCTGGGCTGGCTTGAACGGCCAGCACGCTTGGCGGGAGGGGTACCGTGCATCAGCGCCATCACTACCCTGCTGCTTCTGCTTATAGTCAAAAGCCTGCTGCCACCCTCTGGAAGCAGCGTTTTCCTGAGCGCCGGCTGCTGGGGCATTGTGCTGTGGGGCATGGTGGAAGGCGTCAATCACCTCCTTGGCGCTGCGGAACCTGAAAGCGCCCAAGGCAAAAGCCCTGCACGTGGTGGATGGCGCAAGGGGCTGGGGCTGTTCCTCTACCTGGAGGTGCTGGACGCCTCCTTCAGTTTTGATGGTGTGATTGGCGCCTTCGCGCTTTCCAACAATCTGCTCATTATTGCTCTTGGCCTTGGCATGGGTGCCATGGTCATCCGCGCTCTCACTCTCATGCTTGTGGAACGCGGCGTGCTGGAGAACTTCCCCTACCTGGAGCATGGGGCCTTCTGGGCCATTACCGTCCTGGCGGCCATCATGATGGTCAGCACCCGTTTGGAGGTGCCCGACATCATCACAGGCACCATGAGTGCCCTCATCATCGGGGCGTCTCTCCTCTCCTCCATCAAAGCCAAGGCTAAAGGGGCCACGTCACCATGA